In the Commensalibacter nepenthis genome, GAAAGTATCCACTATTATTGTTTGTGGACATTCAAATTGCGGTGCGATGGATGCGCTGATTCACCCAGAAAAAACAGATTCAATGCCTGCTGTTAAAAGTTGGTTAAAATTCGCAGCCACAGCACACGCTGTAACCGATGCGCTGACAGCATCAGACGTTGGACCTGAAAATATTCAAACTTTGACAGAGCATAATGTTTTGTTGCAACTACAACATCTACGCACGCACCCTTCTATTGCGGCAGCATTGGCACGTAATGAGATTGCGCTTCAAGGATGGTATTACGATATTCCCAATGGGCAAGTATATATTCTAAATGAAGAAACTCGCCATGATATGACGGTCAGTCAAGCCATTGATATTTTACAAAATCAAATCGACGAACGCCGTTTACAAGAATAATCTTTAAAAAATGTATAAAAAAATCTGTTTTTGTATTTTTTATACATTATTATTTTTTACGACTGACGCAGTACAAGCTGCAACGATTAAGCTAACCACTTGGAATATAGAGTGGTTAGTTTCAGAAAAAGATATTCAAAACACCCCTATTCCGCATAATGTAAATCTCAGGAAATCTGATGATTTTGGTATTTTACAGCGATATGTAATTAAATTACACTCAGACATTATCGCATTACAAGAAATCGGTTCTTTGGAAACGTTGAATTCGATTTTTCCTGCCAATGACTATGTATTCTTTATCTCAAAAGATTTTATTGCGCAACATACAGCGCTTGCTGTGCGAAAAAATATGATTGAGCATATAGAACAAAATACAGATTTAACCGCATTGAGTACTCTCAACGAATCACATCCTTTGCGTAGTGGTTTAGATGTGACTTTATATACAAGAGGACATAACAGCCTCAGGATACTTGTTCTCCATTTAAAATCAGGGTGTCAGGATTATCCTTTAACTCATAAGAATCTAAAAGCTGCCTGTAGACTGCTTAAAAAGCAATTACCCATCTTGCAAGAATGGGTGCAAAAACGTTTAGAGAAAAAGCAGGCTTTTATTATTTTAGGAGATTTTAATCGAATTATTTCTCCAAATGATTTCTTTTTTCAATCATTATCAGAAAAAATGACGACCCCAACCTTTCCAACTGCGTATCAAGCTAGTCCCTGTTGGGGAGGGGGTTATTTCATCGATGGCTTCATTTTAGATCAAAATGCAGCCCAATGGTTTATTCCGAACTCTCTTAGAGTATTGAGGTATCAAGAACAGGACTATGCCCAACAAAATCAATTGTCAGATCATTGCCCTGTATCCATTACCCTCTCAATACCCTAGAAACTATCCCCCCAATTGCCGTCATCACCACCGCTGTCACCCCAGCCACTATCGTCTTGACCGCTATTATCTGCCCAGCCTGAATTATCTCCAGCCCCCCAGCCAGCGTCATTACCAACGCCTGCATCAAAGCCAGAATCAACACCAGTACCCGTGCCAGCAAATGGATCGGCACCCCCGGCAAAAGGATCTGCAGCGCCTGCAGTTGGATCAGATGCAGCAGCACCAGCATGACTGCCACCAAATAAACCACTTAACGCATTATACGCAAACATACCACCAGCAACCCCTGCTGCGGTAGTTAAGGCACTGCCCAGAAAACCACCGCCACCACGGTTAAACATTCCTTGTTGATAGCCAGGCGGATAATTTTGAGGAGGTGGCGCACCATACGCATTTTGTTGTCCAGGATATTGACGACCTTGTTGTCCTTGGAACTGTTGTTGCTGATTCGGCGCACCCCATCCAGGAGGTAGCGTCTGATTTTGCTGTGTTGCTTGATTGGTCTGACGATTTCCACCAAATAACCCTCCTAGGAAACCACCAGATGAGGATTGTTGTTGGTTTTGTGTTTGCTGTTGCATTTGCTGGACTTGCTGAGAGGCTTGTTGCAATTGCCATTCAAGTTGACGAATACGATTTTGAGCCTCTGCCAAGGCGGCTTCTTGCACAACTGCCATCTGAGTCATGCGATATCCTGCCTCAGGATATTTTTGTAAATTATCTTTGATAAGACGATCTGCTTCTTGATCGATAGGTGCCATCTGATTCGTTGTTGGAACGGAACCAGATTGGGATGAAGCATTGCCCCCGACCCTATCAAAAAATTTATTAATAAGCTCACGTTCTTCATTATTCATTTGTTTATAATCCTTTTATAAAACAATAAACTTTTAAACATTATGTAATTTTTAACAGCCGTTTAACAAGTTTTTTCTATAATATATCACGATAAATATAGAATAAGTCTATTTCATGTTGATATGATATTTCTATATCGATATGAATATATTCAAAATTACTCTATCCTTTTTAATATTTTCACTTATTGCTGTTTTAAATAACAGATTGCTCTTATTTTTTTTAATAAAACATTATAAAATACGTTTTAATTTTTATCCTGTTTTCTGAGGACACTATTTTTTATGCCTTCAAACACAAATTCTCCACCATCCGCAAAGGGTGCGTTATCTTTTCAAGGGCTTATTTTAAAACTTCATGAATTTTGGGACTCAAAAGGATGTGCGATTTTACAACCTTATGATCTTGAAATTGGTGCGGGAACCTTATCCCCTCATACAACCTTACGTGCTTTAGGTAATAAACCTTGGAAAGCAGCTTATGTGCAACCATGCCGCAGACCGACTGATGGACGTTATGGGGAAAACCCAAACCGCTTGCAACATTATTATCAATATCAAGTTTTATTAAAACCCTCTCCAAAAGACAGTCAAGAACTCCTTTTGGAAAGCTATAAAGCCATTGGCATTGATCCTAAAAAACATGATATTCGTTTTGTTGAAGACGACTGGGAAAATCCAACCATTGGTGCGTGGGGATTGGGATGGGAAGTTTGGTGCGATGGTATGGAAGTGACTCAATTTACCTATTTCCAACAAGTCGGGGGAATTACTACCAGTATTCCATCAACCGAATTAACCTATGGTTTGGAACGCTTGGCAATGTATATCCAAGGTATTGAAAATGTCTATGATCTTGCTTTTAACAATCATGGATTAACCTATGGTGAAGTGTTCCTCAGAGCTGAACAAGATTATTCTCGTTTTAATTTTGAATATGCAGATACAGAAATCCTCTTTAGTCATTTCAAGGACGCTGAAAAAGAATCCGAAGCTTTAGCTAATCAAAAACTTGCGCAACCTGCCTATGATTACTGTTTAAAAGCCAGCCATTTATTTAATTTATTAGATGCTCGTGGAGTAATCAGTGTCAATGAAAGGGCCTCTTACATTGGTCGCATTCGTAACTTGGCCAAACATTGCTGTGAAACTTGGTTAGCGGAGGAGAAATAAAATGTCAGAACTTTTTATCGAGCTCTTTTCCGAAGAAATTCCTGCACGCATGCAACGCCAAGCTACAGAGAATTTACAACGTTTGCTTTGTGATGCTCTGGGCAACCTATCCCCTGAAAATATTAAAACCTTCAGCACACCTCGTCGTATTGCGATTCGTTTAGATATTCAAAACACCATCCCTGCTCAAAACGTGCAAGAACGTGGACCACGAACGACTGCACCAGAAAAAGCATTGGAAGGGTTCTTACGTAAACATCAAGCACAGCAATCTGATCTCATCGAAGAAAACGGGTTCTGGGTTTTACAAAAGAAAATTGCTGAAGTGTCAGCAGCAGAGTTTATTGCACAAATTTTTCCTCAGATCTTATGGAAATTCCCTTGGCCTAAATCTCAACGTTGGGGCAATGGCAGCCAATTTACATGGGTAAGACCTTTACATTATATTACTTGTTTACTGGATGGAAAAATCATTCCATTAAACCTTGCCATTGCTGAAGATGATGCGCATGGTTTGGTTTGTGATAATAAAAGCGAAGGGCATCGTTTCCTCGCACCGCAAGTTTTTGATATTCACAATGCTCAACAATGGGAAGAAAAACTACTTTCTCAATTTGTGATTGCTGATGTCGATAAACGCCGTGAAAAAATTCTCAGTGAAATTACAGCATTGACTGAAAAATCTAATCTACAACTTGTCCCTGATGAAGGATTATTAAACGAAGTAACTGGATTAGTGGAGTGGCCTATACCTTTATTAGGCAAAATTGACGAAGTTTTCATGGATTTACCCCCTGAAGTTATGCAAGTTTCTATGCGCGTCAACCAACGTTACTTTGCTTTAAAAAATAATGACGGCTCTCCTGCCAATGCTTTTGCATTTATTGCCAATATTATTCCAGACGATGATGGGAAACTTATCATTGCAGGCAATGAACGTGTTTTACGAGCTCGTTTTGCGGATGCACGTTATTTCTGGGATCAAGATCGTAAAACACCTTTGGAACAACGCAACCAACTGCTTCAAAACGTCATTTTCCATGCAAAAATTGGCAACCAGTATGAACGTATTCAACGTTTGGAACGATTAGCAGGCTATCTTGCACAACAATTAAATGATGATGAAATACTAGCCAAACGTGCCTCCTTACTCTGTAAAGCGGATTTAACCACAGGTATGGTTGGTGAATTCCCTGAAGTTCAAGGGATTATGGGTGGGTATTACGCCAAACATGACAAAGAAGACGCTAAAGTTGCTTTGGCTATTTCTGAGCATTATAAGCCTGCTGGTCCAAGTGATAACGTCCCCACAGCTCCTATTTCTATTATCACAGCCCTAGCAGACAAAGTTGATTTATTAACAGCATTCTTTGCGATCGGCGAAAAACCTAGCGGTTCAGGCGATCCTTATGCACTTCGTCGTGCGGCTTTAGGCATTATTCGTATCATTCGTGAAAATCACCTGCGTTTAAATATCAAAGCACTCTTTGAATTTGCTATTGCTGGTTTACCTAAGGCTTTACAAGCATCAGGTGATCTCAATGCTTTGGTAGAATTTATTTATGAGCGTCTTTATGTTCAATTGCGCAGTGAAGGATCTCGTTATGATATTCTCTCTGCTATAGCACCAACAAAACAATTTACTGATCTTGTGGAATTGTTAAAGAAAGTAGAAGCCATTACCTCCTTCTTGGAAACGACAGATGGCAAAGACTTACTTGCTGCGGTAAAACGTGCCAGCAATATCCTACGAATTGAAGATAAGAAAGATGGACCCCATCAAGGAAAATCGGATCAAAACCTATTTACCCAAGATGAGGAAAAAAATCTTGCTACTGCTTTGGAAAAAGCAATTGCTGAGATTAATACCACCTTACAACAAGAGCAATTTAATGAAGCGATGAATAACATTGCAACATTAAAAGGCACCTTGGATCTATTCTTTGAAAACGTAACGATTAATGACGAAAACCCTGCCATTCGCAGTAATCGTTTAAAATTACTTTCTCAAATCGACCAAGCTGCTAGCCTGATCGCTGATTTCAATCAAATAGAGAAATAATTTATTTCTCTGTAGCCTCCGTTTTTTCTGGATTACTTAATTCATAAAAAAGCGGAGGTCTTACTACAAAATTAGGTGAATATGCAGGATCACAGGTATAAATCGCCTTTCGCCCCCAGCTGTTATTCATATATTCTTTTTCATAAGAAAAACGTTCTTCATGCTCTGGACAATCATCAGTTCCTCGTGAAAGACTTTCATGATGTACAGCCATACAATCTGCACTAAAGATGACTTTATATCCAGCTTCTCTGGCACGCAGACATAAATCAACATCATTAAATGCAATTTTTAGATGATTTTCATTAAAGCCGTTTAACTTTTCAAATACACTCGCTTTAATCAGCATCATTGCGGCTGTAACTGCCGTTAACTCCTGAGATAAAACAGAACGGCAAGCATAACCGAACTCTTCTGTTTCCAACCCTCTATTCATATGATCACCGATTACGTCGGGACCCACAACAACGCCTCCATGCTGTACCCGACCATCTGGATATAATAATTTTGCACCAACAATCCCAACATCCTCGGACAATAACGCTTCATTAACTAAAATATGCAGCCAATTAGGATCATTAACAAAGACATCATTATTTAAAAATAAATAAAAATCACTTTCAAATTGTTGCGTTGCAAGATTATTCAAACGAGAGAAGTTAAATTCTTCATGAATTGGTAGAATTTCAATCCCATCATACTGAGAATATTCTTCTAAAAATTCTAATGTTTCAGCTTCCCGAGACGCATTATCAACCAATATAATTTGATAGTTTTTATATTTCGTATACTCCAATAATCGATCAACGCATTCCTTTGTTGTCTGCACTTGATCTTTAAAGGGAATAATAATCGTCACTAAATCAGATTGCGCTTTTTTCCATTCAATTTGATAGGCGGTAAATCCTTTGATAGAAGATACTTTAGCCGATTTTTTGATCCGTTTCAGATGATCTTGAACACAAGCAACCCCAGCATGAATCGCATAATCTTTATTTTCCACAGTTTCCGCCGTGGAACCCGCTGTTTTACGCCAATGATATAATACTTCAGGCACGTGATAAATCTGTTGATAAGGAATCACTTCTGTTAGTCGCAATAAAAAATCATGATCTTGAGCCCCATCATATTTTGAATGTAATATCCCCGCTTGTTTAACCGCATCAGCATGAACCATCACAAAATGACAAATATAATTTAGCCCTAACAAATAACGATAGTTAAAATCCGGTTTAAAGTGCGGTTCAACAAATGCCCCAGAATCATCGACTTTGTCCTCATCAGAATACAACATTTGTGCTGGATATAGCTGTGCAAAACCAATCATGATCTCTAGCGCTTGAGGAACCAACACATCATCATGATCGAAAAAAGCAATCCATTCACCTGTTGCTTTTTTGATCCCCGCATTTGTTGCTTCTGAAATTCCTTTATTTGTTTTTAAAATAACAGATTGAATACGGGAATCTTGTTTAACCAGCTGCTTAATTTCTTTTTGAATATCGGTAGACTTTCCCCCATCATCAACAAGAATTAATTCCCAGTTTTGATAAGTTTGCTTTAAAATGGACGCTACTGCATCTTTAAAAAACTTCATTTCAGGTTGATAAACTGGACAAATAATAGAAATTAATGGTGTTTGAAACTCAATATTTTTTATTGCCAGCTCTAAATGTAACTTTTCTAAACGTTTAGGCAATAAAGAATAATATTTCTTTGCCCAAACCCCATATTCATTAATGACATACTCCGAGCCACTCACTAAACGTTTGAGCTGATTACGCAATGTCGCCATTTCTTTATATAAAAAATCAATTTGATTATTCACAACCAACAATTGCTGCTCTAACAAATCATCAATTAACGTCGTTTCATAAGGACTGCCTTGCAACTCTATTTCTTCTGGCATCACATAAACACGAAATACAGACCTTACTCTTTTGCGTAATATTCTGGGAACAACAACAGCAAACCCACAACGTGCATCTGCATTCACAGCACTCGCCACATCGCCACGAAACTGGTTCGCTTCTACGGTTTTCAAATGACGACCATCCATCGTGACCATTACTTGACATTTACCTGAATATTTTCCTGTAGATGGCTCTTGTTTTAAAACCCAGCCATGGATGGCACCATTTTTCCATCCATCCATACAAGACAATATTTTTACTTTTGTTTGTAATTGCTCTGTATATTGGAAAGAATGTACCGTAATCCCTTCTGGGTTTTTTCTGGTTAAAATAGAAATTAAGTTATGATCTGGAAATCGAAAAGAAAGTTTATGAGGTTTTCCATCTCTGAATTCATTTGGAATTACAAATTGAAAACCAATATCACTCCGTAAAAAATTAATCTTTTCTTGAACATCTTTTCTATCTTGATCACATTTAATTTCTGTTATCTGCTGTTCATCAATAAAAACAGACACGGTTACACAGTCTTGCGGAGAAGATGCATTAATTGCCCATCCAACAATGATCCCATCTTTAATTTCTTGACAAAAACCTGTAAACCGAGACCGCATTGTCATCAGGAACTATCCTTTATATTCATGAAGTATTTTTAAACATCAAAATGATAAAAGAAATTTAATCGATGAGACTAAGAAAAGCGAGATTTTTTTAAAAATATAAATATAAAAAAGGTATGTAATTTCTTACATACCTTTTCTTTTTTAACGTGGAGCCAAAACCATAACCATTTGACGATTTTCAAGCTTTGGCAGCTGTTCTACTTTGGTATCAGCTTCTAAATCCAAGCGGAATCGTTCTAAAAGTTGAACACCCAATTCTTGGTGAGCCATTTCTCGACCACGGAAACGCAGCGTTAATTTTACTTTATCACCACTACCAATAAAACGCTTTGCAGCATTTAATTTTACTTGATAGTCGTTTTCATCGATATTTGGACGCACTTTGAGCTCTTTAATTTCGATGACTTTTTGTTTTTTACGCGCTTCGTTTTTCTTTTTCTGTTGTTCGTATTTGAACTTACCGTAATCAAGAATCTTAGCTACAGGAGGCTCAGCATTAGGGCTAACTTCTAATAAATTTAACCCGACTGCATGCGCCATTTTCAAAGCGTCACGAGTGGCAACAATGCCTAACATTTCGCCTTCAGCACCAACAAGACGAACCTGAGGTGCACGAATCTCCTCATCAACAAGCGGACCTTCGCGGTTTGTTGTGGGGGGTGTCGTTGTCTTTACTACTATGGTTAGTTTTCCTTCTAATTATTTACCTTAGAAAGACATAACCCTATTTGGCAATAAATGCACATTGATATTGAACGATACGCTTTCTAAAGGTATTAAAACTGATTTGGTGACTATTATAATCTATTTTTCTCGA is a window encoding:
- a CDS encoding glycine--tRNA ligase subunit alpha, giving the protein MPSNTNSPPSAKGALSFQGLILKLHEFWDSKGCAILQPYDLEIGAGTLSPHTTLRALGNKPWKAAYVQPCRRPTDGRYGENPNRLQHYYQYQVLLKPSPKDSQELLLESYKAIGIDPKKHDIRFVEDDWENPTIGAWGLGWEVWCDGMEVTQFTYFQQVGGITTSIPSTELTYGLERLAMYIQGIENVYDLAFNNHGLTYGEVFLRAEQDYSRFNFEYADTEILFSHFKDAEKESEALANQKLAQPAYDYCLKASHLFNLLDARGVISVNERASYIGRIRNLAKHCCETWLAEEK
- the glyS gene encoding glycine--tRNA ligase subunit beta, whose amino-acid sequence is MSELFIELFSEEIPARMQRQATENLQRLLCDALGNLSPENIKTFSTPRRIAIRLDIQNTIPAQNVQERGPRTTAPEKALEGFLRKHQAQQSDLIEENGFWVLQKKIAEVSAAEFIAQIFPQILWKFPWPKSQRWGNGSQFTWVRPLHYITCLLDGKIIPLNLAIAEDDAHGLVCDNKSEGHRFLAPQVFDIHNAQQWEEKLLSQFVIADVDKRREKILSEITALTEKSNLQLVPDEGLLNEVTGLVEWPIPLLGKIDEVFMDLPPEVMQVSMRVNQRYFALKNNDGSPANAFAFIANIIPDDDGKLIIAGNERVLRARFADARYFWDQDRKTPLEQRNQLLQNVIFHAKIGNQYERIQRLERLAGYLAQQLNDDEILAKRASLLCKADLTTGMVGEFPEVQGIMGGYYAKHDKEDAKVALAISEHYKPAGPSDNVPTAPISIITALADKVDLLTAFFAIGEKPSGSGDPYALRRAALGIIRIIRENHLRLNIKALFEFAIAGLPKALQASGDLNALVEFIYERLYVQLRSEGSRYDILSAIAPTKQFTDLVELLKKVEAITSFLETTDGKDLLAAVKRASNILRIEDKKDGPHQGKSDQNLFTQDEEKNLATALEKAIAEINTTLQQEQFNEAMNNIATLKGTLDLFFENVTINDENPAIRSNRLKLLSQIDQAASLIADFNQIEK
- the infC gene encoding translation initiation factor IF-3, producing MVVKTTTPPTTNREGPLVDEEIRAPQVRLVGAEGEMLGIVATRDALKMAHAVGLNLLEVSPNAEPPVAKILDYGKFKYEQQKKKNEARKKQKVIEIKELKVRPNIDENDYQVKLNAAKRFIGSGDKVKLTLRFRGREMAHQELGVQLLERFRLDLEADTKVEQLPKLENRQMVMVLAPR
- a CDS encoding glycosyltransferase; the encoded protein is MTMRSRFTGFCQEIKDGIIVGWAINASSPQDCVTVSVFIDEQQITEIKCDQDRKDVQEKINFLRSDIGFQFVIPNEFRDGKPHKLSFRFPDHNLISILTRKNPEGITVHSFQYTEQLQTKVKILSCMDGWKNGAIHGWVLKQEPSTGKYSGKCQVMVTMDGRHLKTVEANQFRGDVASAVNADARCGFAVVVPRILRKRVRSVFRVYVMPEEIELQGSPYETTLIDDLLEQQLLVVNNQIDFLYKEMATLRNQLKRLVSGSEYVINEYGVWAKKYYSLLPKRLEKLHLELAIKNIEFQTPLISIICPVYQPEMKFFKDAVASILKQTYQNWELILVDDGGKSTDIQKEIKQLVKQDSRIQSVILKTNKGISEATNAGIKKATGEWIAFFDHDDVLVPQALEIMIGFAQLYPAQMLYSDEDKVDDSGAFVEPHFKPDFNYRYLLGLNYICHFVMVHADAVKQAGILHSKYDGAQDHDFLLRLTEVIPYQQIYHVPEVLYHWRKTAGSTAETVENKDYAIHAGVACVQDHLKRIKKSAKVSSIKGFTAYQIEWKKAQSDLVTIIIPFKDQVQTTKECVDRLLEYTKYKNYQIILVDNASREAETLEFLEEYSQYDGIEILPIHEEFNFSRLNNLATQQFESDFYLFLNNDVFVNDPNWLHILVNEALLSEDVGIVGAKLLYPDGRVQHGGVVVGPDVIGDHMNRGLETEEFGYACRSVLSQELTAVTAAMMLIKASVFEKLNGFNENHLKIAFNDVDLCLRAREAGYKVIFSADCMAVHHESLSRGTDDCPEHEERFSYEKEYMNNSWGRKAIYTCDPAYSPNFVVRPPLFYELSNPEKTEATEK
- a CDS encoding carbonic anhydrase gives rise to the protein MPDLNPKQTLLNILHGVKRFKTDKFPERKELFNKLANGQEPKTLFITCADSRIHPELLTDQDPGNLFVLRNIGNIIPAYGNAMGGVTSAIEYAVCALKVSTIIVCGHSNCGAMDALIHPEKTDSMPAVKSWLKFAATAHAVTDALTASDVGPENIQTLTEHNVLLQLQHLRTHPSIAAALARNEIALQGWYYDIPNGQVYILNEETRHDMTVSQAIDILQNQIDERRLQE
- a CDS encoding endonuclease/exonuclease/phosphatase family protein, with translation MYKKICFCIFYTLLFFTTDAVQAATIKLTTWNIEWLVSEKDIQNTPIPHNVNLRKSDDFGILQRYVIKLHSDIIALQEIGSLETLNSIFPANDYVFFISKDFIAQHTALAVRKNMIEHIEQNTDLTALSTLNESHPLRSGLDVTLYTRGHNSLRILVLHLKSGCQDYPLTHKNLKAACRLLKKQLPILQEWVQKRLEKKQAFIILGDFNRIISPNDFFFQSLSEKMTTPTFPTAYQASPCWGGGYFIDGFILDQNAAQWFIPNSLRVLRYQEQDYAQQNQLSDHCPVSITLSIP
- a CDS encoding DUF2076 domain-containing protein, encoding MNNEERELINKFFDRVGGNASSQSGSVPTTNQMAPIDQEADRLIKDNLQKYPEAGYRMTQMAVVQEAALAEAQNRIRQLEWQLQQASQQVQQMQQQTQNQQQSSSGGFLGGLFGGNRQTNQATQQNQTLPPGWGAPNQQQQFQGQQGRQYPGQQNAYGAPPPQNYPPGYQQGMFNRGGGGFLGSALTTAAGVAGGMFAYNALSGLFGGSHAGAAASDPTAGAADPFAGGADPFAGTGTGVDSGFDAGVGNDAGWGAGDNSGWADNSGQDDSGWGDSGGDDGNWGDSF